From one Candidatus Sulfotelmatobacter sp. genomic stretch:
- a CDS encoding NAD(P)-dependent oxidoreductase, with the protein MSKHVGVVGIGAMGEPMAASLLRAGFAVSVCAHRNREPLARLVALGASDGGDPAGVAAASEVVVTCVPDAPQVDETLFGERGVLAGAKRGTLVIDMSTISPVATRAFDERLRAAGLRFVDAPVSGGPARATTGTLTIMVGASDADFADAEPVLRGMGTPNHLGPVGMGEVVKLVNQIIISNVMIANVEAFVFAAKAGADVQKVREVILTATGQNYLLQNWLPQSWLAGSLKPGFMLDLLRKDLAAALDSARALGTTMPASALAYQLYTASSGEGHGRDDYSSVATIYERAAGVRVAQPAEAPV; encoded by the coding sequence GTGAGCAAGCACGTCGGCGTGGTCGGTATCGGTGCGATGGGCGAGCCGATGGCGGCATCGCTCCTGCGCGCGGGGTTCGCGGTCAGCGTGTGCGCGCATCGCAATCGCGAGCCGCTCGCGCGGCTGGTCGCGCTCGGCGCGAGCGACGGCGGCGATCCGGCCGGCGTCGCCGCCGCGAGCGAGGTCGTCGTCACGTGCGTACCGGACGCGCCGCAGGTCGACGAGACGCTGTTCGGCGAGCGCGGGGTCCTCGCCGGTGCCAAGCGCGGGACGCTGGTCATCGACATGTCGACCATCTCGCCGGTCGCGACGCGCGCCTTCGACGAGCGCCTGCGCGCGGCCGGACTGCGCTTCGTCGACGCGCCGGTTTCCGGCGGTCCGGCGCGCGCGACCACCGGCACGCTGACCATCATGGTCGGCGCGTCCGACGCCGATTTCGCCGACGCCGAACCGGTGCTGCGCGGGATGGGAACACCCAACCACCTGGGCCCCGTCGGCATGGGCGAGGTCGTCAAGCTCGTCAACCAGATCATCATCTCGAACGTGATGATCGCCAACGTCGAAGCGTTCGTGTTCGCGGCCAAGGCCGGCGCCGACGTGCAGAAGGTGCGCGAGGTGATCCTGACCGCGACGGGCCAGAACTACCTGCTGCAGAACTGGTTGCCGCAGAGCTGGCTGGCCGGTTCGCTCAAGCCGGGCTTCATGCTCGACCTGCTGCGCAAGGACCTCGCCGCCGCGCTCGACTCGGCCCGCGCGCTGGGTACGACCATGCCGGCCTCCGCGCTCGCCTATCAGCTCTACACCGCGAGCTCGGGTGAAGGGCACGGGCGCGACGACTACTCGAGCGTCGCCACCATCTACGAGCGCGCGGCCGGCGTACGGGTCGCGCAGCCGGCCGAAGCTCCCGTCTAG
- a CDS encoding Ppx/GppA phosphatase family protein: MLFGAIDVGTNSIHLIVVELDAAFDTSRVVYKAREMVRLGSDDALVSGRLSRKAMERGVEAIARFVEAAHVRGAERIRAVATSAVRETENGEEFRALVEARTGVPLEILDGDEEARLIHLGVASGFPIYDRVACIVDIGGGSTELVVADGERPYLVDSVKLGSLRLYDAFLRGRSDPLRAAQRLDAYVADVVGPVAERVRHYQLDLALGTSGTIMGLASLDAAARGLAIKRVHGYTLRRSRLEALQRLMLPMSEAERRRMPGMNPRRADIIVAGNAVLIGVLQLLGREELIVCERALRDGVVVDLARRDRELADRLGDARARRLAAVERMASRYEHLGGHQRLVARLALELFERLAPLHGLAPPDRDLLWAAAMLHGIGRFIAESGHHKHAAYLIRNTPLEGWRDEELQLVALIARYYRKSMPKPTHPEFMALAPTDRRRVEMLASLLRIADALDVRHLGVVTEVAAVQQIGRVVIAAQADGDVAGEVSKAMERADLFERTFGVRIAVEALEGARA, translated from the coding sequence ATGCTCTTCGGTGCCATCGACGTCGGCACGAACTCGATCCACCTGATCGTCGTCGAGCTCGACGCCGCGTTCGACACCTCGCGCGTGGTCTACAAAGCGCGCGAGATGGTGCGGCTGGGCAGCGACGACGCGCTGGTCAGCGGCCGGCTCTCGCGCAAGGCGATGGAGCGCGGGGTCGAAGCGATCGCGCGCTTCGTCGAAGCGGCGCACGTCCGCGGTGCCGAGCGCATTCGCGCGGTCGCGACGTCGGCCGTGCGCGAGACCGAGAACGGCGAGGAGTTCCGGGCGCTGGTCGAGGCGCGCACCGGCGTTCCGCTGGAGATCCTCGACGGCGACGAGGAGGCGCGGCTCATTCACTTGGGCGTCGCCAGCGGCTTCCCGATCTACGACCGCGTCGCGTGCATCGTCGACATCGGCGGCGGTTCGACCGAGCTGGTCGTCGCCGACGGCGAGCGTCCGTATCTGGTCGACTCGGTCAAGCTCGGCAGCCTGCGTCTGTACGACGCGTTCTTGCGCGGGCGCAGCGATCCGCTGCGCGCGGCGCAGCGATTGGACGCGTACGTCGCGGACGTCGTCGGCCCGGTCGCCGAGCGCGTGCGGCACTACCAGCTCGATCTCGCGCTGGGGACGTCCGGCACCATCATGGGGCTGGCCTCGCTCGACGCGGCGGCGCGGGGCCTAGCGATCAAACGCGTTCACGGCTACACGCTGCGGCGCTCGCGTCTGGAGGCGCTGCAGCGGCTGATGCTGCCGATGAGCGAAGCCGAGCGGCGGCGCATGCCGGGGATGAACCCGCGCCGCGCCGACATCATCGTCGCCGGCAACGCGGTGCTGATCGGCGTTCTGCAGCTGCTGGGCCGCGAGGAGCTCATCGTCTGCGAGCGCGCGCTGCGCGACGGCGTCGTGGTCGACTTGGCGCGCCGCGACCGCGAGCTGGCGGACCGGCTCGGCGACGCGCGCGCGCGCCGGCTGGCCGCGGTCGAACGGATGGCCTCGCGCTACGAGCATTTGGGCGGCCATCAACGGCTGGTGGCGCGCCTGGCGCTCGAGCTGTTCGAACGGCTGGCGCCGCTGCACGGGTTGGCACCACCGGACCGCGACCTGTTGTGGGCCGCGGCGATGCTGCACGGGATCGGACGCTTCATCGCCGAGAGCGGGCATCACAAGCACGCCGCCTACCTGATCCGCAACACGCCGCTCGAGGGCTGGCGTGACGAAGAGCTGCAGCTGGTGGCGTTGATCGCGCGCTATTACCGCAAGTCGATGCCCAAGCCGACGCACCCGGAGTTCATGGCCCTCGCGCCGACGGACCGCCGCCGGGTCGAGATGCTGGCCTCCCTGCTGCGGATCGCCGACGCCCTGGACGTCCGGCATCTGGGCGTGGTGACGGAAGTCGCAGCCGTCCAGCAGATCGGCCGGGTCGTCATCGCGGCGCAGGCCGACGGCGACGTGGCGGGCGAAGTGAGCAAAGCGATGGAGAGAGCCGACTTGTTCGAGCGGACCTTTGGCGTCCGCATCGCCGTCGAGGCGCTCGAAGGGGCTCGCGCATGA
- a CDS encoding response regulator transcription factor, with translation MTALLAPRKKILLVDDEAAIVHSLRYNLEKNGYAVTTAGDGRTAIALAQSEHPDLVVLDIMLPLLDGIEACKEIRKTSTVPIIMLTAKDQEFDKVLALELGADDYVTKPFSLGEIMARIKARLRRVEVDADERDESITAGTITIDPARQRLVVREHEVALAPKEFRLLHVLMENRGRIVTRQMLLEKVWGYDFEGEHQTISVHIRWLREKIEIDPNNPRHIITVRSRGYMFKE, from the coding sequence ATGACCGCCTTGCTGGCACCGCGGAAGAAGATTCTCCTGGTCGACGACGAGGCCGCGATCGTCCATTCCCTGCGCTACAACCTCGAGAAGAACGGCTACGCGGTGACGACTGCCGGCGACGGCCGGACCGCGATCGCGTTGGCGCAGTCCGAGCACCCCGACCTGGTCGTGCTCGACATCATGCTCCCGCTGCTCGACGGAATCGAGGCTTGCAAGGAGATCCGCAAGACGTCGACCGTGCCGATCATCATGCTCACCGCGAAGGACCAAGAGTTCGACAAGGTCCTCGCGCTCGAGCTCGGCGCCGACGACTACGTCACCAAGCCATTCTCGCTGGGCGAGATCATGGCGCGCATCAAGGCGCGGCTGCGCCGCGTCGAGGTCGACGCCGACGAGCGCGACGAGTCGATCACCGCCGGCACGATCACCATTGACCCGGCACGGCAACGGCTGGTCGTGCGCGAGCACGAGGTCGCGCTGGCGCCGAAAGAGTTCCGGCTGCTGCACGTGCTGATGGAGAACCGCGGCCGGATCGTCACCCGCCAGATGCTGCTCGAGAAGGTCTGGGGCTACGACTTCGAGGGCGAGCACCAGACGATCAGCGTCCACATCCGCTGGCTGCGCGAGAAGATCGAGATCGACCCCAACAATCCGCGGCACATCATCACCGTGCGCAGCCGCGGCTACATGTTCAAGGAGTGA
- a CDS encoding ATP-binding protein has translation MIGVDVVAGLIGALAGAAVTILAGRALGRRSEPQRAPQAHDVQDGEPAVRLVRVLPFPAFLADPRGRVRVFNAAAGELFGVDPERAVGRALIEVIPSVLLERMLHAALLGETRTRDVAFGSGARERFVAVTVQPYEGGAMAIATDRTALIAAERVRHEFISDVSHELRTPLSAMKLMLETVLLADDDAEARALFLPQIADEVERMVRLVEDLLELARSESGTVPLRRERFDLGEIATSALNTFTQRADALEVELDLDAPERVEVEADRGRLIQVAMNLVDNALRHTPALGKVTVEVTRAGEHALLIVRDTGAGIPYADLPRIFERFYVVDRSRSRERGGTGLGLSIARNLVEAHGGTLTAESIYGHGATFTMRLPSGGAAEPSIKAP, from the coding sequence GTGATCGGCGTCGACGTCGTCGCCGGCCTGATCGGAGCGCTCGCCGGCGCCGCCGTCACCATCCTCGCGGGGCGCGCGCTGGGCCGCCGCAGCGAGCCGCAGCGCGCGCCGCAAGCGCACGACGTACAGGACGGTGAGCCCGCGGTGCGCCTGGTGCGGGTGCTGCCGTTTCCCGCCTTCCTGGCCGATCCGCGCGGGCGGGTGCGCGTTTTCAACGCCGCCGCCGGCGAGCTGTTCGGCGTCGATCCCGAGCGCGCGGTCGGCCGCGCGCTGATCGAGGTCATCCCCTCGGTGCTGCTCGAGCGCATGCTGCACGCCGCGCTGCTCGGCGAGACGCGCACGCGCGACGTCGCCTTCGGCAGCGGCGCGCGCGAGCGGTTCGTCGCCGTCACCGTGCAGCCGTACGAGGGCGGCGCGATGGCGATCGCGACCGACCGGACCGCGCTGATCGCCGCCGAACGCGTGCGGCACGAGTTCATCAGCGACGTCTCGCACGAGCTGCGCACGCCGCTCTCGGCGATGAAGCTGATGCTCGAGACGGTCCTGTTGGCCGACGACGACGCCGAAGCGCGGGCGCTGTTCTTGCCGCAGATCGCCGACGAGGTCGAGCGGATGGTGCGGCTGGTCGAAGATCTGCTCGAGCTGGCGCGTTCGGAGTCGGGAACGGTCCCGCTGCGGCGCGAGCGCTTCGACTTGGGCGAGATCGCGACCAGCGCGCTCAACACCTTCACCCAGCGTGCCGACGCGCTCGAAGTCGAGCTGGACCTGGACGCCCCCGAACGCGTCGAGGTCGAGGCCGATCGCGGGCGCCTGATCCAAGTCGCGATGAACCTGGTCGACAACGCACTGCGCCATACGCCCGCGCTGGGCAAGGTCACGGTCGAAGTCACGCGCGCGGGCGAGCACGCGCTGCTGATCGTGCGCGATACCGGCGCGGGGATCCCGTACGCGGACCTGCCGCGCATCTTCGAGCGCTTCTACGTCGTCGACCGCTCGCGTTCGCGCGAACGGGGCGGGACGGGCCTGGGACTGTCGATCGCCCGCAACCTGGTCGAGGCCCACGGAGGAACCCTGACGGCCGAGTCGATCTATGGTCACGGAGCGACCTTCACCATGCGTTTACCGTCCGGCGGAGCAGCCGAGCCGAGCATTAAGGCGCCTTAA
- a CDS encoding phosphate ABC transporter substrate-binding protein, which produces MKRNAALAALLVGCSAAALAAPAFAATNITIAGSTALLPLVKDASEAYQKAHPDVQISVSGGGSGTGINQVAAKAIDIGDSDIQAPGHPELHDNRVAVIGFAVVTNPDVKIKNLSKAQLQAIFSGKATTWKQFGGPDEKIVVINRPRNSGTRAVFTKTIMGSTPVNESGLVEDATGTVVSVVKTTPGAISYAAFSGTRNSGLNELSIDGVAPTDDNIRSGKYPDWSYEHMFTQGEPTGEIAKFIDFVASSKDLVEKDGFILIGSMKVKETDR; this is translated from the coding sequence GTGAAGCGGAACGCTGCGCTCGCAGCACTGCTCGTTGGTTGCTCGGCCGCCGCGCTCGCCGCGCCGGCGTTCGCCGCGACCAACATCACCATCGCCGGTTCGACGGCGCTCTTGCCGCTCGTCAAAGACGCCTCGGAGGCGTACCAGAAGGCGCATCCCGACGTGCAGATCAGCGTTTCGGGCGGCGGTTCCGGCACGGGGATCAATCAGGTCGCGGCCAAGGCGATCGACATCGGCGACTCGGACATCCAGGCTCCCGGCCATCCCGAGCTGCACGACAACCGCGTCGCGGTCATCGGCTTCGCCGTCGTGACGAACCCCGACGTCAAGATCAAGAACCTGAGCAAGGCGCAGCTGCAGGCCATCTTCTCGGGCAAAGCCACCACCTGGAAGCAGTTCGGCGGTCCGGACGAAAAGATCGTCGTCATCAACCGTCCGCGCAACTCGGGGACGCGCGCGGTCTTCACCAAGACCATCATGGGCTCGACGCCGGTCAACGAGAGCGGTTTGGTCGAGGACGCGACGGGAACGGTCGTCAGCGTCGTCAAGACGACGCCGGGCGCCATCTCGTACGCCGCGTTCAGCGGCACGCGCAACTCGGGGCTGAACGAGCTGTCGATCGACGGCGTGGCGCCGACCGACGACAACATTCGCTCCGGCAAGTACCCGGACTGGTCGTACGAGCACATGTTCACCCAGGGTGAGCCGACCGGCGAGATCGCCAAGTTCATCGATTTCGTGGCGAGCTCGAAGGATCTCGTCGAGAAGGACGGATTCATCCTCATCGGCTCGATGAAGGTCAAAGAAACCGACCGCTGA
- the pstC gene encoding phosphate ABC transporter permease subunit PstC yields the protein MIAVQARRSHRTERIAVIGLRLAAGFVIIAMAALLLYLAWEGTKTFYVDKFPLWKFLFTTSFDPDNKQVGAGVFIVGTITVTLFAILVGGPFGIAVGVFLSEIAPRRMTQVLKPAIEVMVGIPSVVYGWLGLTLLVPLIRTRTSSPSGFGLAAAGIVLAIMILPTVITLSEDAFRSLPGSLKEGSLALGATRFQTIVRVLLPSASSGLAVALILGIARAIGETLAIQMVIGNATQLPLGIFSPTAALTTEIVTDMPGATEGTLLEHALFSMAFLLLLIAMLLIVFVRLALRKRT from the coding sequence GTGATCGCCGTCCAAGCCCGCCGCTCGCATCGCACCGAGCGCATCGCCGTCATCGGCCTGCGTCTCGCTGCCGGCTTCGTCATCATCGCGATGGCGGCACTCCTGCTGTACCTCGCGTGGGAGGGGACGAAGACGTTCTACGTCGACAAGTTCCCGCTCTGGAAGTTCCTGTTCACGACCTCGTTCGACCCGGACAACAAGCAGGTCGGTGCCGGCGTCTTCATCGTCGGCACGATCACGGTCACGCTGTTCGCGATCTTGGTCGGCGGCCCGTTCGGCATCGCGGTCGGCGTGTTTCTCTCCGAGATCGCGCCGCGGCGGATGACCCAAGTTCTCAAGCCCGCCATCGAAGTGATGGTCGGGATTCCGTCGGTCGTCTACGGCTGGCTGGGCCTCACGCTGCTGGTGCCGCTGATCCGCACCCGCACCAGCTCGCCGAGCGGCTTCGGGCTGGCGGCGGCGGGCATCGTGCTCGCGATCATGATCTTGCCGACCGTCATCACGCTGAGCGAGGACGCGTTTCGCTCGCTGCCGGGTTCGTTGAAGGAAGGCTCGCTCGCACTGGGGGCGACCCGCTTCCAGACGATCGTGCGCGTGCTGCTGCCCAGCGCGTCGAGCGGTCTGGCGGTCGCGCTGATCCTGGGCATCGCACGCGCGATCGGTGAGACGCTGGCGATCCAGATGGTGATCGGGAACGCGACGCAGCTGCCGCTGGGGATCTTCTCGCCGACGGCCGCGCTGACGACCGAGATCGTCACCGACATGCCCGGCGCCACCGAGGGCACGCTGCTCGAGCACGCGCTGTTCTCGATGGCGTTCCTGCTGCTGCTGATCGCGATGCTGTTGATCGTGTTCGTACGGCTGGCCCTGCGGAAGCGCACCTGA
- the pstA gene encoding phosphate ABC transporter permease PstA, whose product MAAVTTIAPRSVSATGSVRNRRIADMTATVVLWVMASSIIVMLAAFIIYMVYLGWSALTPSFIFGVPQETTAGGGIGPEIYNSFYILILTLVFTVPIAVAAGIYLQEYSQPGRFRGVVQFSAESLATIPSVVMGLFGLLVFVYLFKWHFTALGGALTLTLLNLPALMRVTQEALSSVPDTLREASMGMGGTKWQTITRVVLPSAIGRMTTGVVLIAGRIFGETAALIFTAGLSVPYNNPYSLSPWRPAETLAVHLWYSHSESIVPDVARIGNGSALVLLIMVLLFNLSARIVGRQLTKRFTGRAE is encoded by the coding sequence ATGGCCGCCGTCACGACGATCGCGCCGCGCAGCGTCTCCGCGACCGGCAGCGTCCGCAACCGGCGCATCGCCGACATGACCGCGACGGTCGTGCTGTGGGTGATGGCATCGAGCATCATCGTGATGCTGGCCGCTTTCATCATCTACATGGTCTATCTGGGGTGGAGCGCGCTGACGCCCTCGTTCATCTTCGGCGTGCCGCAAGAGACCACGGCCGGCGGCGGCATCGGGCCCGAGATCTACAACTCGTTCTACATCCTGATCCTCACGCTGGTCTTCACCGTGCCGATCGCCGTCGCTGCCGGCATCTACTTGCAGGAGTACTCGCAGCCCGGACGCTTCCGCGGCGTCGTGCAGTTCAGTGCCGAGTCGCTGGCGACGATCCCATCGGTCGTGATGGGGCTCTTCGGCCTGTTGGTGTTCGTCTATCTCTTCAAGTGGCACTTCACGGCGCTCGGCGGCGCGCTGACGCTGACGCTCTTGAACCTGCCGGCGCTCATGCGCGTCACGCAGGAAGCGCTCTCGAGCGTCCCCGACACGCTGCGCGAGGCGTCGATGGGGATGGGCGGGACGAAGTGGCAGACGATCACGCGAGTCGTCTTGCCGAGCGCGATCGGTCGCATGACGACCGGCGTCGTCTTGATCGCCGGCCGCATCTTCGGCGAGACCGCGGCCTTGATCTTCACCGCCGGGCTGAGCGTGCCGTACAACAACCCGTACAGCCTGAGCCCGTGGCGCCCCGCCGAAACCCTCGCCGTTCACTTGTGGTACTCACACTCCGAGTCGATCGTCCCCGATGTCGCGCGCATCGGCAACGGCTCCGCGCTCGTGCTGCTGATCATGGTGCTCTTGTTCAACCTCTCGGCGCGCATCGTCGGGCGCCAGCTGACCAAACGATTCACCGGGAGAGCGGAATGA
- the pstB gene encoding phosphate ABC transporter ATP-binding protein PstB, whose protein sequence is MTESAAATTNKLVASDVDVYYGNFRAIKSASLAMKAQKVTALIGPSGCGKSTFLRALDRMHDLTPGARVEGQILLDGEDIYGPDADPVVIRHRIGMVFQRPNPFPKTIFENVIYGPRIHGERNRTKLQEIAEHALRGAALWDEVKDRMQRSALDLSGGQQQRLCIARAIALNPEVLLMDEPASALDPIATSKIEDLIGELKEHYTVVIVTHSMQQAARISDDTAFFHLGEIVEVGPTSRIFTHPKEKRTEDYITGRFG, encoded by the coding sequence ATGACCGAATCGGCTGCCGCGACCACCAACAAGCTCGTCGCCTCGGACGTGGACGTCTACTACGGCAACTTCCGGGCCATCAAGAGCGCGTCGCTGGCGATGAAGGCGCAGAAGGTCACCGCCCTGATCGGACCGTCCGGCTGCGGCAAATCGACCTTCCTGCGCGCGCTCGACCGCATGCACGATCTCACGCCCGGCGCCCGCGTCGAAGGCCAGATCCTGCTCGACGGCGAGGACATCTACGGCCCCGACGCCGATCCGGTCGTCATCCGCCATCGCATCGGAATGGTCTTCCAGCGCCCCAACCCGTTCCCCAAGACGATTTTCGAGAACGTCATCTACGGCCCGCGCATCCACGGCGAGCGCAATCGCACCAAGCTGCAGGAGATCGCCGAGCACGCGCTGCGCGGCGCGGCGTTGTGGGACGAGGTGAAGGATCGCATGCAGCGTTCGGCGCTCGACCTTTCCGGCGGTCAACAGCAGCGTCTGTGCATCGCCCGCGCGATCGCGCTCAACCCCGAAGTGCTGCTGATGGACGAGCCGGCCTCGGCGCTCGACCCGATCGCGACCTCCAAGATCGAAGACCTGATCGGCGAGCTCAAGGAGCACTATACCGTCGTCATCGTCACGCACTCGATGCAGCAAGCGGCACGCATCTCCGACGACACCGCGTTCTTCCACCTGGGTGAGATCGTCGAGGTCGGGCCGACCAGCCGGATCTTCACCCACCCCAAGGAAAAGCGCACCGAGGACTACATCACCGGCCGCTTCGGGTGA
- the tdh gene encoding L-threonine 3-dehydrogenase, which translates to MTVPTTAERPGATSAIPATMRALRKTTAAAGFSLEHVPVPAIGPTDVLIRVGTVGLCGTDLHIYGWDHWAKRRVKLGTTIGHEFMGTVAAVGSAVTAFAVGDRVSAEGHLACGICSLCRTGQAHICEHVQIIGVDTDGAFADYIRMPESNVWKLDPSIPDSWAAVFDPLGNAVHTVMAADVSVKSVVITGVGSIGLMAIPVARAAGAAKVFAIDVNPQKLELAKRVGADATFSATMPGLVEEIVARTGGDGVDVLLEMSGSGSAIDNGLAMVRNGGVAALLGIPSDDVEINLAERIIFKGLTVLGINGRKMFETWYQTQALVTSGRVDLGPIITHELDFEDYDRAFGLMRSGEAAKIVLRL; encoded by the coding sequence ATGACCGTTCCGACCACTGCCGAGCGCCCGGGCGCGACGTCGGCGATCCCCGCGACCATGCGCGCGCTGCGCAAGACGACCGCCGCCGCCGGCTTCAGCCTCGAGCACGTCCCCGTCCCCGCGATCGGGCCGACCGACGTCCTGATCCGCGTCGGCACGGTCGGCTTGTGCGGCACCGACCTGCACATCTACGGCTGGGACCATTGGGCCAAGCGGCGGGTCAAGCTGGGAACGACGATCGGTCACGAGTTCATGGGCACGGTCGCGGCGGTCGGCAGCGCGGTGACCGCCTTCGCGGTCGGCGACCGCGTCTCGGCCGAAGGCCACCTCGCCTGCGGGATCTGCTCGCTCTGCCGCACCGGTCAGGCCCACATCTGCGAACACGTGCAGATCATCGGCGTCGACACCGACGGCGCGTTCGCGGACTACATCCGCATGCCGGAGTCGAACGTGTGGAAGCTCGACCCGTCGATCCCCGACAGTTGGGCGGCCGTCTTCGATCCGCTCGGCAACGCCGTCCACACGGTCATGGCGGCCGACGTCTCGGTGAAGTCGGTCGTCATCACCGGCGTCGGCTCGATCGGGTTGATGGCGATTCCGGTCGCGCGGGCCGCCGGCGCGGCGAAGGTCTTCGCGATCGACGTCAACCCGCAGAAGCTCGAGCTGGCCAAGCGCGTCGGCGCCGACGCGACGTTCTCGGCGACGATGCCGGGCCTGGTCGAGGAGATCGTCGCGCGTACCGGCGGCGACGGCGTCGACGTGCTGCTCGAGATGTCGGGCTCGGGTTCGGCGATCGACAACGGTTTGGCGATGGTCCGCAACGGCGGCGTGGCCGCGTTGCTGGGCATCCCGTCCGACGACGTCGAGATCAACCTGGCCGAGCGCATCATCTTCAAAGGGCTGACGGTGCTCGGCATCAACGGCCGCAAGATGTTCGAGACCTGGTATCAGACGCAGGCGCTGGTGACCAGCGGCCGGGTCGATCTGGGGCCGATCATCACCCACGAGCTGGACTTCGAGGACTACGACCGTGCCTTCGGCCTGATGCGCAGCGGTGAGGCGGCCAAGATCGTTCTCAGGCTGTAG